Proteins from one Hymenobacter gelipurpurascens genomic window:
- a CDS encoding PA14 domain-containing protein, with protein sequence METLTTSLARRVLGWILLLLLLLLVKVSHAQPTGCTGSDAGGQPATNGLYAEYFTGYFQDNQTFFNDKQNPPGLRRIDAQVNFPSAASWGNLQPTAGSGTAQDADNYSVRLRGSLRIATAGTYTFYLKSDDAAYLWLDGAALALTPTTASALIDNGGNHSTRTVAVPVELTAGLHNVLIHYGDDCCDNVLVWEYEGPGISRQVVPSEVLCTAQQPGPLSPRTLAYTPASQALVAGNAVTSGVPVVDDGGSAITGFALANTTPLPAGISINSSTGALAVTASVPAGAYALDVAAINANGTTIFRNAYQFLVTPGLTGGCGGNDLAGNPVTAGLFAEYFSGYYNGDVNFFTTNKPGFTRTDAQLNFPDDASWGNITSVASGPVDAPDVFSVRLRSSLYIPTTGSYTFYLTSDDAAYLWLDNAALEAAPQQSEAVIDNGGNHPARTVATTLRLEAGLHNLLILYGDETLGSALVLEFESAEANIARQIVPAAQFCTSVQPLQPLATRLQYSPSVLRVQTGLAGVSGMPTASSASAIVEYILENAADLPVGITLNAVTGQVLVASSVPLGDYELNIGARNAGSTAIFNDVVEISVIPAPPTGCRGINPDGTLATSGLYAQYYKGYFGYDLTFFDRTPVGLSRSENRLDFDGESWGDLASVASGTAQDPDGFSAQFRGRILITKAGNYTFHLTSDDGSLLWLDAGALATSPSITNVLIDNRGYHPAETLTGTIFLAAGLHDMLVIYGDDSAFNVLKLEYESADAGVPLQVVPIASLCTTGSSAPLPVVLTRFTTETVAAGIKANWETAQETNSDFFEVERSANGKVFEAVERRKAAGTTTQRQAYTLTDRAPLAGVSYYRLRQVDLDGTVHFSSVVAAKWNGNLAQNLTATIFPNPTSGSFTVRVQQPTEQPVQLELLDMQGRVLRRETILGQAAQSYTVQPGHLPAGLYLLRLTTSAGRITERLAVE encoded by the coding sequence ATGGAAACACTTACTACTTCACTGGCCCGACGGGTGCTCGGATGGATATTGTTATTATTGCTTCTGCTGCTTGTAAAAGTGTCTCATGCCCAACCTACCGGCTGCACAGGTTCTGACGCCGGGGGGCAGCCCGCCACCAATGGTTTGTACGCAGAGTATTTTACAGGCTATTTCCAGGATAACCAGACTTTCTTCAACGATAAGCAGAATCCACCGGGCCTACGGCGGATAGATGCGCAAGTGAATTTTCCTTCGGCAGCAAGCTGGGGCAACTTGCAGCCAACTGCCGGCAGTGGAACAGCCCAGGACGCCGACAACTATAGCGTGCGCCTGCGCGGCAGCCTGCGCATTGCCACTGCTGGCACGTACACGTTCTATCTCAAATCCGATGATGCTGCCTATCTCTGGCTTGATGGGGCGGCCCTGGCCCTAACTCCTACAACCGCTTCCGCGCTGATTGATAATGGCGGCAACCATTCCACCAGGACAGTAGCAGTGCCTGTTGAGCTTACCGCTGGCCTCCATAACGTCCTGATCCATTACGGGGATGACTGCTGCGACAACGTGCTGGTATGGGAATATGAAGGGCCGGGTATCAGTCGGCAGGTGGTGCCTTCGGAGGTGCTCTGCACGGCCCAACAGCCGGGGCCGCTGAGCCCACGTACCCTGGCCTACACGCCTGCCTCCCAGGCGCTGGTTGCCGGCAACGCGGTTACGTCAGGAGTACCGGTCGTGGATGATGGAGGTTCGGCCATCACGGGCTTTGCACTCGCCAACACCACTCCACTGCCCGCTGGCATCAGCATCAACTCCTCTACGGGTGCACTGGCTGTAACGGCCTCGGTGCCAGCCGGCGCGTATGCGCTGGATGTAGCGGCCATCAACGCCAATGGCACCACTATCTTCCGCAATGCCTACCAGTTTCTGGTAACGCCGGGGCTGACTGGTGGGTGTGGCGGCAACGACCTCGCCGGAAACCCGGTAACTGCGGGCCTCTTCGCGGAGTATTTTTCGGGGTATTACAACGGCGACGTCAATTTCTTCACTACTAACAAGCCCGGCTTTACCCGCACCGATGCCCAGCTAAACTTCCCGGATGACGCCAGCTGGGGAAATATTACCAGCGTAGCCAGCGGCCCGGTAGATGCCCCCGACGTCTTTAGTGTGCGGCTGCGCAGCAGCTTGTACATCCCCACCACGGGCAGTTACACCTTCTATCTGACCTCCGATGATGCCGCCTATTTGTGGCTGGATAACGCTGCTTTGGAAGCAGCCCCGCAGCAATCGGAAGCGGTTATCGATAATGGCGGCAACCACCCCGCCCGCACCGTGGCCACCACGCTTCGCCTGGAAGCCGGCCTGCACAACCTCCTGATTCTCTACGGCGACGAGACTCTAGGCAGCGCTCTGGTGCTGGAGTTTGAGTCGGCCGAGGCCAACATTGCGCGCCAGATAGTGCCGGCCGCACAGTTCTGCACGTCGGTTCAGCCGCTCCAGCCACTGGCTACCAGGCTGCAATACTCGCCGAGCGTGCTGCGGGTGCAGACTGGCCTAGCAGGCGTTTCGGGTATGCCTACGGCCAGCAGCGCTTCCGCCATTGTAGAGTACATCCTGGAAAATGCCGCCGACCTGCCAGTGGGCATCACGCTCAATGCCGTTACGGGGCAGGTGCTGGTAGCCAGCAGCGTACCGCTCGGAGACTATGAGCTAAACATTGGCGCCCGCAATGCCGGCAGCACGGCCATCTTCAACGATGTAGTAGAAATAAGCGTGATTCCGGCGCCGCCTACCGGGTGCCGGGGCATCAATCCCGATGGTACACTGGCTACTTCCGGCCTCTATGCTCAATATTACAAAGGCTACTTCGGCTACGACCTCACCTTCTTCGACCGGACGCCCGTAGGCCTCTCCCGCTCCGAAAATCGGCTGGACTTTGATGGGGAAAGCTGGGGTGACCTGGCCAGCGTAGCCAGCGGCACGGCGCAGGACCCCGACGGGTTCAGTGCCCAGTTTCGTGGCCGAATCCTGATAACGAAGGCCGGCAACTACACTTTCCACCTTACCTCCGATGATGGGTCTTTGCTCTGGCTGGATGCCGGTGCTCTAGCCACGTCACCTTCAATTACCAACGTGCTTATTGATAACCGGGGCTACCACCCTGCCGAGACGCTGACAGGTACCATATTCCTGGCAGCTGGCCTGCACGATATGCTCGTGATTTATGGCGACGATAGTGCCTTCAATGTGCTGAAACTGGAGTACGAAAGTGCTGACGCGGGTGTGCCGCTGCAGGTAGTACCCATTGCTTCGCTTTGCACCACTGGTTCCTCGGCGCCATTGCCCGTTGTTCTGACGCGCTTCACCACCGAAACCGTAGCAGCTGGTATCAAAGCCAACTGGGAAACGGCGCAGGAAACCAATAGCGACTTCTTCGAGGTAGAGCGTTCGGCTAACGGGAAAGTGTTTGAGGCCGTGGAGCGCCGCAAAGCCGCTGGCACCACTACCCAGCGACAGGCCTACACCCTCACCGACCGCGCTCCGTTGGCGGGTGTGAGCTACTACCGCCTGCGCCAGGTAGACCTGGATGGTACCGTACATTTCTCCTCTGTGGTAGCCGCTAAGTGGAACGGCAACCTAGCGCAAAACCTAACGGCCACCATCTTCCCGAACCCTACCTCGGGCAGCTTTACGGTGCGCGTGCAGCAGCCCACTGAGCAGCCCGTGCAGCTAGAACTGCTGGATATGCAGGGCCGGGTATTGCGCCGGGAAACTATTTTGGGGCAGGCTGCGCAGTCGTACACCGTGCAGCCGGGCCACCTGCCGGCCGGCCTCTATCTGCTGCGCCTGACCACCAGCGCAGGCCGCATCACGGAACGCCTGGCGGTGGAATAG